The following coding sequences are from one Acidobacteriota bacterium window:
- a CDS encoding protein kinase produces MDERSDLFSLGVIFYEMLSGTRPFEGPSPLATIVAIANEPPRELPREANVPAPLRQVIESLLAKDHEARYPSASELLADLRALADEDTRADTTIRRAAVRLHRRRRRLALIAAGAALAA; encoded by the coding sequence GTGGACGAGCGGAGCGATTTGTTCTCACTGGGCGTGATCTTCTACGAGATGCTGAGCGGCACCCGGCCGTTCGAGGGCCCGTCACCGCTGGCCACCATCGTGGCCATCGCCAACGAGCCGCCCCGCGAGCTGCCGCGTGAGGCGAACGTGCCGGCGCCGCTGCGCCAGGTCATCGAATCCCTGCTGGCCAAGGACCACGAGGCGCGCTACCCCTCCGCCAGCGAACTGCTGGCCGACCTGCGCGCGCTGGCCGACGAGGACACGCGCGCCGACACCACCATCCGCCGCGCCGCCGTGCGGCTGCACCGCCGCCGGCGGCGGCTGGCGCTGATTGCGGCCGGCGCGGCGCTGGCCGCGG
- a CDS encoding serine/threonine protein kinase: MDFERGAVVGNYQIEERLGQGGQSQVYRARDLSLKRTVAIKFLSDAHLDDDTSRKRFLLEAQALSALNHPNIATVFHIGEHGDVPFIVMEYVEGPTLTTYLRTTPTDLSGKLRLMIQITAAVEEAHRQGILHRDLKPGNILTDRDGRVKLVDFGLAKVTRGVLRDRLDQADDFTATGNIVGTVS, from the coding sequence ATGGATTTCGAACGCGGGGCGGTTGTCGGCAACTACCAGATCGAGGAGCGGCTCGGCCAGGGCGGGCAGAGCCAGGTCTACCGGGCGCGGGACCTGAGCCTGAAGCGGACCGTGGCCATCAAGTTCCTGTCCGACGCCCACCTCGACGACGACACCTCCCGCAAGCGGTTCCTGCTCGAGGCGCAGGCACTCTCGGCGCTGAACCACCCGAACATCGCCACCGTGTTCCACATCGGCGAGCACGGCGACGTGCCGTTCATCGTCATGGAGTACGTCGAGGGGCCCACCCTGACCACTTACCTCCGCACCACGCCGACCGACCTGTCGGGCAAACTGCGGCTCATGATCCAGATCACCGCCGCCGTCGAGGAGGCGCACCGCCAGGGGATCCTCCACCGCGATCTCAAGCCCGGCAACATCCTCACGGATCGCGACGGCCGCGTCAAGCTCGTGGACTTCGGGCTGGCCAAGGTGACCCGCGGCGTGCTGCGGGACCGCCTCGACCAGGCCGACGATTTCACGGCCACGGGCAATATCGTCGGCACGGTGTCGTAA
- a CDS encoding helix-turn-helix transcriptional regulator produces the protein MVDLDSQARRHLPLTEATFAILAALAEPRHGYGIMQAVAREDGGGIRLGPGTLYGALTKLLEGGLIARAGDNPAGDERRKLYALTPLGRRVVRLESERLSRLARLGHQIIDGWEEDHE, from the coding sequence ATGGTCGACCTTGACAGCCAAGCCCGGCGGCACCTGCCCCTGACTGAAGCGACCTTTGCCATCCTGGCGGCGCTGGCGGAACCGCGCCACGGCTATGGGATCATGCAGGCGGTGGCGCGGGAAGACGGGGGCGGGATCCGGCTCGGACCGGGCACCCTGTACGGCGCGCTCACCAAATTGCTGGAGGGGGGACTGATCGCGCGCGCCGGCGATAATCCGGCCGGGGATGAGCGGCGTAAGCTCTACGCGCTCACCCCCCTGGGGCGCCGGGTGGTGCGGCTGGAATCGGAGCGCCTCAGCCGGCTGGCCCGGCTGGGCCATCAGATCATCGACGGCTGGGAGGAGGACCATGAGTGA
- a CDS encoding DUF2812 domain-containing protein — protein MSEIRRVFKLYWVWQDQPEEAWLTRMAADGWHLRNLTIGCYTFQRGEPAAVAYRLDYRRLTGAEREEYFGLFRDAGWERVATLANWHYFRKPAPEGPLPDIFSDAASRIDKYRRVLGILVVILALNVVILTTQRMPESMTTAREIIRMLQAGAAILLGYGVLRIMALISRLKRDVRRE, from the coding sequence ATGAGTGAGATCCGGCGCGTGTTCAAATTGTATTGGGTGTGGCAGGACCAGCCTGAGGAGGCGTGGTTAACGCGAATGGCCGCGGACGGGTGGCACCTGCGGAACCTGACGATCGGTTGCTACACGTTCCAGCGGGGGGAGCCGGCGGCGGTGGCCTACCGCTTGGACTATCGCCGCCTCACCGGCGCGGAGCGAGAAGAGTATTTCGGCCTCTTTCGCGACGCCGGCTGGGAGCGCGTGGCGACGCTGGCCAACTGGCACTACTTCCGGAAACCCGCGCCGGAGGGTCCGCTGCCGGACATCTTCTCCGATGCCGCCTCGCGGATCGACAAGTACCGGCGGGTGCTGGGCATCCTGGTGGTGATCCTGGCGCTGAACGTGGTCATCCTCACCACCCAGCGGATGCCTGAATCCATGACGACGGCACGGGAGATCATCCGGATGCTGCAGGCCGGAGCGGCGATCCTGCTGGGCTACGGTGTCCTGCGGATCATGGCCCTGATCAGCCGGCTGAAGCGGGACGTCCGCCGGGAGTGA